The region TATAGTTTATTTTCCGTCTGTTGCTCTATAtatctttttgttgttttttgaaaaCCATTTTGAAATGATCATGATCCTCACCAAACCagccacagagcaggttttatttgggtggtggtggtggtggtggtgatgtgttaatctgtgttgtgctggtaagagtggatcaaaATATTCAACCAGCAGTCTCATGTGGGCAGCATCGTGTTACCAATGATGACTTGTGCTTGACTAAAACAACCTGAGCTACTCACTTtgtttttacatctacaaggtaggATCTAATAACAAGGTAGATGTACTCAACAGAGTGGCCAGTGTaggcactgtgtttaaaaacttgtttGATCCACAGCACTTTGTGTTTGATACACAGGATTAGTGCAACACAAACTGGCATTTtatcaccacatcagtgtcttTGCAGCACTGACAATGATCGAAAACCCAAACAATGCATCCTCTGCTAACAAACAATACAGAGAAACAGcaggactatagtctgtaattggaactacaaagtgcacttcaATTGTAATTTAAGCCTATAAAATTGACAACGAATACAGAAACAtcgtcattttaaaatattgccTGATCTGTGTAATTTTGGGGGCTtctatgtaatttttttattatgtattctGTGTTTCCACTGATGCTGTGAACTACTAACCTACTTCCAATAAATGTAATCATTAGAAATGAATTTGTACAATATTGTAACTTGAAAATTCGGACACCGCAAAATCTAAATGTAATGATGAGTAAaacatttaaaccctatataaAATTGAAAATGGTACAAAGGAAACATTTTAGagattatcttttttttttgggctttgtgttttttgaatttgatgctaATACATTCCAAAAAATGTCAGGTGCATCACTGTTATTTTGTTGCATCACCACTTCTTTTTTTAGCAACACACTGTGAaggtttgggaactgaggagactagcagtagttttgaaagtgaaacgttttgttttgttttgttatatactCTCAGAAAAAGGTACGGCAGAGAGACATTATTGGTcgcagtgtaaatgtaccttttaatggtacaacagtggttttaaagtccaattGTGTTTCCTAAAGatgcattacattctcttccccAGAATGAAAGGTGAGGATAGATCTGTGTAGAATAATAGAGCATAATATAAGTCATGCAGATGAAATGGGTTGTACAAAATTAACACAATTTTACAATAttcaattataatagaataaggtacaattatgttccacaATTAAAGGTACAGGATATGTACCCTTGATAGTACCACCAcggtgacagtttttctgacagtagAGGATTTCAGCTGATTAACAGCCCAGGGCCTCCAttatagtgtttatttatttcataatgcaccaatTGTTTACAGTGGGTGATAGATCTGGACTAGTTTACCACCCAGACTCTTTTACTAAGTAGCCTTGTTTTTGTAGTCCATGCTAGAGATGTCACAAGGACTGATACTTCGATACGTTGATACCAAAATTCTGAAAGCTATACAGTCCCTGTTTCTTGTGGTACCGGAGGTACCGAAGGCTTCACACATCTCCCAGGCCACACAAAGTCACCATAAGTCTACAGACTGATAAGCTGAGAAAgctaaaacagcaacgccaacATAAGGAATGGTGTTGACAGGAGAAGCAACAGGTctgttagaaatatatatagttACGTATGGAAATATTTATCATTTGAGTTGGGTGACCAAACAAACCTGCTATGTCATACCAATGCATACCTTAGGCTGTCTCAGTCAAAACAAGACCAAATTTGAGTCTTTCCATCAAACCTTcgttagtaatcctcatgtttatGTAATGAGTACTGGCAAAAGGTTtacaaaaagtaaaataaaaaaaaaaacaataataaaaacacgtAAAAGATGATCCATGTGTAGCTTAGGCTCTCGGCTTTTCAATGACATGTCattcaagtctgtagaccaatcaggggctaAGTTATGGTGATGCGCAaccaaggaggagggacaaacacaGACCCATACTTCAGAGCGCATTCGGTTTCAGCGCCTAACAGACCCACGCAGAGCGAGAGATGACTCAAACGGTTATATTTAGCAACCACAAGCtcaacaaacaataatcaagacaATAAATAAGTTTTCAAAGCTTTGATGTCTTTCACTAGCTGCCTTTCTCCCACTGAgaccatttatttaaaaaaaaaaaaaaaagagtgtggCCTCACTCTATAGCCAATCATTTATGTcgacatgcattttttttcatgGTATCAAGAATCTTGGAATCTTAGTGGAATTGGTACTGACTTATGACGGAGGGCCCAAAGACCACAGCCATCCCGTGCTGGTTTTGGGCCTCCCTTGCATATGGAGATGCCTCAGgattctctgaaacttttaGTGATTTTATGTACTGTAGATGTTGAAATCCCCAGGTTCTTCACTATTTTAAATTGAGAAACATTATTGTTGTTTCACTATTTGCCTGCACAGTTTTTCACAGAATGTTGAACTCCTTCTCATCTTTACACCCTGAGGTGCTGTAATAAACCCagtcatgtcactgacctgttgccAATTAACCTAAATTATTTTTTGTGCAGCGTTACAAAACTTTGCCATTTTTTGTTACACCACCCAAATTATTTTTcgttatttaatttatttctatttaaaaaaaaacgacAGCATAAGCTCAAAGTTCTAACTTAAATATcatatttgtattgtttttcatggtgtgttcaaatgatttgcacattgccttctgatttatttcaattccagtgttttttggaaatgggttttgtgtgtttttagctgTACTATTGACTTCAGGAATTCTTTAGTGAGCCTTTGATTTAAGTTCGGTACCACATTGAGctgatgttttttgtttgtttatttattctataGAGTGAGCTAGActagtctgttttgtttttgttcaccTCTGTTGGACTGAACACACGAATCCTCCAGAGCTGTGACAGAGTTTCCAGTGGAACAGATCTCTTTAGAACCAGTGCCCTGTTTTTCATTTGATTGCTGTTTTTACATGGAAGGGTGAATAAAGGGAGTTCCTGTATTGTGAATGCAAATACTGAACTAAGCTTCATTGTTGCTTCATCCTGTGGCTGAGAAGCACAGCTTCATGACATGTAAAATATTGAATGTGAGGGGATGTGCCTGTATTGAACCTTATATGTGTGCTCTCCTTCTCTGTCATCCAATGATACCATGATCTTTTATTCAAGCCCCTTTAAGAAATTACCTTTGGCAGGACTTTTGATtggaacagaacattttcagcTGCAGCTTTATGAGATGTGCTCACCGTTGGTAAACTCTAATCTAGGAGTATGTGGTCTCATTTTTCTCTTCCTAACTGTGGATCTAATTCTTATGATACTTAATGTGTTATTCTTTTAGAAATGTTGGAAACTGTCAACTAATATTTGAATGTCTGTTTTAATCTTATCGTCTTATGTTTTGGGAGATTTGTATTTCATtgatctgtttgtttttatgttttttcctCAGAGCACCCTGGCAGGCTGAGCGGTCCTGGGTCAGGAGTAATcaggtggagggagggagggaaggggaCATTGGGAGCGCTGTTCAAGTGAGGATGACTGATTTCCAGCCAAAGTGGAGCTGTGAATATTGCACGTATGAGAATTGGCCATCAGCCATAAAGTGCACCATGTGTCGCGCTCAAAGACCCACTGCCCCCATTATCACTGAGGAGCCCTTTAAGAGCAGCACGAGTCTACACTCCCACCTCTACCCCAGTCAAGAGGGTTCCAGTGTTCTCATCTGCCCAGACTCGAGCGCAAGGCCACGGGTAAAGATCTCAGATGAGGCACCAGAGACAACCAGCAAATGGTCATGCCATATGTGCACCTATCTGAACTGGCCACGCGCCATCCGCTGCACACAGTGCCTGAGTCAGAGGCAGCAGGGTCACCACCAGGGCCCTTTGAGGCCCTCAGAGAccccacagtcctcacagacacctgCGAGAAATCCGCCCCAGCCATCCCAGACACCTGTAAGGAATACGATGACCTTAGATACCTGCGAGGAATACAATGATCGTAATCGGTtgaatacacacatacagcaaTGGGCATGTTCCGCCTGCACATATGAGAACTGGCCAAAAAGCCTGAAGTGTGTGGTCTGTGATCATCCCAAACCCAGTGCTTTGCCTGAGGCTGTCCAGCAGGAGTCAGAGGCTGAGAGCACCATGTCCTTGTCCATACTAAATGAGCAAGAGAGGACAGCAGGGGTAGGGGGGGTTAGTGTGGTATGTAAGGCCAACCAGAGAAGATCATCACCCACGGTCTCTACAGGGCAAGCAGAGGTGCAGATTGAGCTGGCATCTGGAGCAGTAGGCACTGAAGACACACAAGAGATGGACTTTAAAAAGCTCAAGCAGATAAGGAACAGGATGAGGAGGACAGACTGGCTCTTCCTCAATGCATGTGCAGGTGAGAGAGACTTGCATGTTCTCTCCAGATTAAATTCCCATGCCCCTTTCATTTTATGATGCATCATTCTATAGCAGTCCTCAAACTGGGTTAATTTTACAATGCtcgatttttatttttaatttatgcaatCAATTTTTGGCTAATATAAAATTCTCATTTCAAAATTTTCATCTGtattcttatttattattatttttttcttaaagcaAATCTGTTACTGTCTATATTTCACTGCTGTGtacataaccccccccccccccttctaattcattgtggatttttaaaaaaatatttctgacTAATGCTATTcttgctaatgctaatgctattagtacatttaattaatatatatatatatatatatatatatatatatatatatatatatatatatatacatatatatatatatatatacaccacagCATTGTGGTAGTAAGTCAACTATAGCGCAATTCACTTACCTGCTCACATATTTACACTATAGAATTGCACCAGTGCCCAGTCAAAATCACATTATATTTTTGGATTATTTACATTGTGCATCCCTAACAATAATTGAATCGAGGTAGGATTATTTGGTAATTCCACTAATTCAATGGAATCAGAGATTTACACTAGTGAGCTGATAGACCGACATAGACGTTTGAAATTTTGGCTTGATGTTGTATTAGATCATAATAGTTTCATGTGAATCAGTAACCTTTGTTAACAAGAAGCTCAATAAGACTGTATTTTCAGTTGTGTATGCCAATGAGCATAAGTGTAATTAATATGGTACATCATAAGAAACACTGTTTTATTAAGATATTTTCAGTTAAGtatctttttaaaattaaaacattaattttgtaATGATCGACACATTAGTGTCCAGAGGTAATCTGCACTAAAGTGATTATTTAACCATTATTACAAATGTACATGAAACGGGTGTTGTCTTTGTGTTTTGAAGGATAAcactaataaaatatttcagctATTTACAGATCTATTATGCTTTTTTTAAGAAAAGCTGAATAGTTGAAGGATGTCAGTACTTTGAGAGGagttatgttttgtattttgctgAAATCTGTAATCTGAGATGCATTCATGAAATTATTGCACATTCAGTCCCACCTCTGAACACAAGTTGGCCTGTGTGTTTGACAGAACAAAATACTTAACAACCTGAAAGATTTCCATTGTATTCAATCAAGCAATAGAGGTTGCCTCAAACAGCATTCTAGAAGTCTAGGTGCAAGCCTTGGAGCTAACTGCATTTAACAGTGGgataatatttatttcatttatttaaatgaacacaTGGATCATGACTCCAAGTAGGAATATTTCCATTCACCTTGAAGTGATAGTGTAATAGTATTTGTCGCagtccaataaataaatatgtatctTGATTTTTGTCAAAATTTAGTTTACTACAGCGTTTAAACACAGCGGCTGTCCTTGACATCGTGTGAAAATCttgtgatgaatgaaccaatagaaatgctactAGGAATAATATCTTTTTCCATTAACTGCCATTGAATttcaagaatgtttttttttttctccttccccTTCTCCTAAATGTTGGCAATTTGGAGATGCAGGTTTTTGATTGAACAGCAACAAAATGCAACATGAAATTTACATACATATTAGAAAGCATTTGAATTCAACTGTGTAGGATCCCAGATGTCCTGTGAAGAATGCATATTTCTTCAGATTATCTGATATGTAATCATTTCAGCTCTTTTTTGCATAAGACCAACCACATAGGAAGAGAGCAAGTTAGAGATGACCAAAAATTGTCTAGTCAGAATCTGATAGATTAACAAATAACATTTTGATATATAGTTGATTAGAATAAATGCAATGCAACAGGCTTGAAAATGCATTaatgaatttggagtcagtgtttttttgatgctaaaaaaattaaatctgtATAGTGCTATTTAACTGATTTTGGTGGgttttttctttaatatctAACAAGCCCTTAGTGTCTTAAAATCTCCTATTTCCAGTTTCAGCACTTATGTTTTGGTatcttttttgtttaataagCATACCTCTGAGAAATATGAAGATGATAGCACTTGCACAAAACTATCACATCTACTTCTTCTATCTGTAGGTGTGGTGGAGGGGGATCTGGCAGCGGTTGAAGCATACAAGTCATCGGGTGGTGACATTGCACGTCAGTTGAACTCAGATGAGGTACGGCTGCTAAATCGTCCATCTGCATTTAATGCTGGCTTCACTCTAGTGCACCTCGCAATCCGCTTCCAGCGCCAGGATATGCTCTCCGTGCTGCTCACAGAGGTCAGTCTGCAGGCAATGCCTGTTCATGCTCTGTGCATCTAAACCCCTGTAAATTCCtgatattgacacacagttgcCAGGTTGCTTTAATAATTTCAGGTCAATATGTCTTCCAATCCAAAACATCATAAACTTGCATGCAATCCACTTAAAACCAAATTTCCATCATGAAAATAGAGCATAGCATTTACCATGACATGACATCAATGCTATATTGTTAGTATAAagcaaaaatagaaaaataatctACAATTTATGCATAATTTAGTGAGAGAATTCTGTACACTGTACACgagacagaaacacactttTAATGGTGCACCTGTACATCACAGGGCACACTCTTAAATTCACTCATATTTACACTTTCAATGCTACCATCTTGTAGCATTGAATGTCCTCTCTCATAGCCATTGTATGCACACTTTTAGATTAGTAACTCTCTAAAAGATTTGATCTGCTcacaactgtgtgtttgtgctgtgtgggtgtgggttcATGTGCATATATACGTCTTCCTTCAGGTGTCCCAACAGGCAGCTAAATGTATTCCAGCTATGGTGTGTCCTGAGTTAACTGAACAGATACGTCGGGAGATTGCCGCCGCATTGCATAGACGCAAAGGAGAATTCCCATGCTACTTCCTCACTGATATTACTACATTCACCCTTCCAGGAGGCGAGTTGCTCACTGAAATGAATCTGTGCAGCtactgtgatttatttatttatttaattttttattttttttttcctagatGTTAGGCTAATGCTCATATGTTTTCTAACATAGATATTGAAGATCTCCCCCCTAATGTCCAAGAGAAGCTGTTCGATGAGTTGTTGGATAGAGATGTACAGAAAGGTAACATTTTAACTAAATGCAACTACAAGGGACCACCGAAGTgctccttttttaaaaaaaaaaaattttaaattatcCCTCGTCAAGAAATTGATGGTTTAAATTCTTCCCTATAGGCCAGAGCACACTTATCAatcaaacacaaagagaaatGATTGATTGGCGTTGATTGCAAAACCTAAAAATGGAATGGCTCAACTCTTAAAATATGTCTATATCAAGACAAGATCAAAAAGGTGATGATCATGACTGTAATCCAATCCGATCCCTAGCGCTCAGGTCTCTTTGCATAGTCAAAGCACTGTTGTcagtaaatgacaaaaaaagaaaaggtctctgtccagtatgctgggctttctctctctgcgcTTACAGCAGTGAAAAGGACATCTGGAGTTTTGTAGAcaactgctccataggtggctaatattgaattatttttgcagttttggATCGCCTACATGGCAACATCTCCACATTTGGGAggataactgcatgaaagtaaacagactacaaaactaaacaactagGGTTACTAAtgattttctgtggtaattcagtgaGTTCaacagttaaacttcagccatgtacaaacaagtcTTAAAAGACTTGGGGCTTCTGTACGTAAACACACCAGAGAGAAATGCAGTTACCCTCAATTGTTTCTCATTAATTAAGAGAAAATAATTAGATTTTCAATAAATCAAACGATATAACACAGTTATGACACGCCAACCAAATATTTGTTACTATTTGTCT is a window of Hoplias malabaricus isolate fHopMal1 chromosome 1, fHopMal1.hap1, whole genome shotgun sequence DNA encoding:
- the zranb1b gene encoding ubiquitin thioesterase zranb1-B isoform X1 is translated as MTDFQPKWSCEYCTYENWPSAIKCTMCRAQRPTAPIITEEPFKSSTSLHSHLYPSQEGSSVLICPDSSARPRVKISDEAPETTSKWSCHMCTYLNWPRAIRCTQCLSQRQQGHHQGPLRPSETPQSSQTPARNPPQPSQTPVRNTMTLDTCEEYNDRNRLNTHIQQWACSACTYENWPKSLKCVVCDHPKPSALPEAVQQESEAESTMSLSILNEQERTAGVGGVSVVCKANQRRSSPTVSTGQAEVQIELASGAVGTEDTQEMDFKKLKQIRNRMRRTDWLFLNACAGVVEGDLAAVEAYKSSGGDIARQLNSDEVRLLNRPSAFNAGFTLVHLAIRFQRQDMLSVLLTEVSQQAAKCIPAMVCPELTEQIRREIAAALHRRKGEFPCYFLTDITTFTLPGDIEDLPPNVQEKLFDELLDRDVQKELEEESPIINWSIELGTRLDSRLYALWNRTAGDCLLDSVLQATWGIYDKDSVLRKSLHDSLHDCSHWFYSRWKEWESWYSQSFGLHFSLREEQWQEDWAFILSLASQPGASLEQTHVFVLAHILRRPIIVYGVKYYKSFRGETLGYTRFQGVYLPLLWEQSFCWKSPIALGYTRGHFSALVAMENDGYDNRGAGANLNTDDDVTVTFLPLVDSERKLLHIHFLSAQEMGTEEQQERLLRQWLDCCVTEGGILVALQKSSRRRNHSLVTQMVEKWLDGYRQLGTCPALSDGEEEEEDEDE
- the zranb1b gene encoding ubiquitin thioesterase zranb1-B isoform X2, whose product is MTDFQPKWSCEYCTYENWPSAIKCTMCRAQRPTAPIITEEPFKSSTSLHSHLYPSQEGSSVLICPDSSARPRVKISDEAPETTSKWSCHMCTYLNWPRAIRCTQCLSQRQQGHHQGPLRPSETPQSSQTPARNPPQPSQTPVRNTMTLDTCEEYNDRNRLNTHIQQWACSACTYENWPKSLKCVVCDHPKPSALPEAVQQESEAESTMSLSILNEQERTAGVGGVSVVCKANQRRSSPTVSTGQAEVQIELASGAVGTEDTQEMDFKKLKQIRNRMRRTDWLFLNACAGVVEGDLAAVEAYKSSGGDIARQLNSDEVSQQAAKCIPAMVCPELTEQIRREIAAALHRRKGEFPCYFLTDITTFTLPGDIEDLPPNVQEKLFDELLDRDVQKELEEESPIINWSIELGTRLDSRLYALWNRTAGDCLLDSVLQATWGIYDKDSVLRKSLHDSLHDCSHWFYSRWKEWESWYSQSFGLHFSLREEQWQEDWAFILSLASQPGASLEQTHVFVLAHILRRPIIVYGVKYYKSFRGETLGYTRFQGVYLPLLWEQSFCWKSPIALGYTRGHFSALVAMENDGYDNRGAGANLNTDDDVTVTFLPLVDSERKLLHIHFLSAQEMGTEEQQERLLRQWLDCCVTEGGILVALQKSSRRRNHSLVTQMVEKWLDGYRQLGTCPALSDGEEEEEDEDE